A genome region from Crossiella equi includes the following:
- a CDS encoding 8-oxoguanine deaminase gives MSSLVIENAAIATVDADGTEHASGHVVVRDGRITAVGPGPAPAAEGERIDAHGCLVTPGLVNTHHHLYQWATRGLAQERTLFGWLVELYPIWGRLDAETTHAAASAGLAWLARTGCTTAADHHYVYPRTGGDQLDAVVSAATRVGIRLHAVRGSMDRGVSHGGLPPDHIVEDTDEALAATEAAVHRYHDRSPEAMVRIAVGPCSPFSVSERLMREAAELARRLDVRLHTHLAETLDEEEHCLAQYGCTPLDYAESLGWLGPDVWLAHGIHFSEQAIGKLGATRTGIAHCPTSNGRLGAGISPVRALLDAGSPVGLGVDGAASNEGGAMAEELRASLLWARQRGGPDALTARQALWLGTMGGARCLGREQELGSIEVGKQADLAVWRLSGLAHTGIADPVAALVFGTVPPLARLVVGGRSVVVDDELRTASEDELAGDLSSASRRLQSHVEVTL, from the coding sequence ATGAGCAGCCTGGTGATCGAGAACGCGGCCATCGCCACGGTCGACGCGGACGGCACCGAACACGCCTCCGGGCACGTCGTGGTGCGGGACGGCCGGATCACCGCGGTCGGCCCGGGCCCGGCGCCCGCCGCCGAGGGCGAGCGGATCGACGCGCACGGCTGCCTGGTCACGCCCGGCCTGGTCAACACCCACCACCACCTGTACCAGTGGGCCACCCGCGGCCTGGCGCAGGAGCGCACGCTGTTCGGCTGGCTGGTCGAGCTGTACCCGATCTGGGGCCGCCTGGACGCGGAGACCACGCACGCCGCCGCCAGCGCGGGCCTGGCCTGGCTGGCGCGCACCGGCTGCACCACCGCCGCCGACCACCACTACGTCTACCCGCGCACCGGCGGCGACCAGCTGGACGCGGTGGTCTCGGCCGCCACCCGGGTCGGCATCCGGCTGCACGCGGTGCGCGGCTCGATGGACCGGGGCGTCTCGCACGGCGGGCTGCCGCCGGACCACATCGTCGAGGACACCGACGAGGCCCTGGCCGCCACCGAGGCGGCCGTGCACCGCTACCACGACCGCTCCCCCGAGGCCATGGTGCGCATCGCGGTCGGCCCGTGCTCGCCGTTCTCGGTGAGCGAGCGCCTGATGCGCGAGGCCGCCGAGCTGGCCCGGCGCCTGGACGTGCGGCTGCACACCCACCTCGCGGAGACCCTGGACGAGGAGGAGCACTGCCTCGCCCAGTACGGCTGCACCCCGCTGGACTACGCGGAGTCGCTGGGCTGGCTGGGCCCGGACGTGTGGCTCGCGCACGGCATCCACTTCTCCGAGCAGGCCATCGGCAAGCTCGGCGCCACCCGCACCGGCATCGCGCACTGCCCCACGTCCAACGGCAGGCTCGGCGCGGGCATCAGCCCGGTGCGGGCGCTGCTGGACGCCGGGTCCCCGGTCGGGCTCGGTGTGGACGGCGCCGCCTCCAACGAGGGCGGCGCGATGGCCGAGGAGCTGCGCGCCTCCCTTCTGTGGGCCCGCCAGCGCGGCGGCCCGGACGCGCTGACCGCCCGGCAGGCGCTGTGGCTGGGCACGATGGGCGGGGCCCGCTGCCTGGGCCGGGAGCAGGAGCTCGGCTCCATCGAGGTGGGCAAGCAGGCCGACCTCGCGGTGTGGCGGCTGTCCGGCCTCGCGCACACCGGCATCGCCGACCCGGTCGCCGCGCTGGTCTTCGGCACCGTGCCCCCGCTGGCCCGGCTGGTCGTGGGCGGGCGGAGCGTGGTGGTGGACGACGAGCTGCGCACCGCCTCGGAGGACGAGCTCGCCGGAGACCTCAGCTCGGCGAGCAGGCGGCTCCAGTCACACGTGGAGGTGACACTGTGA
- a CDS encoding (2Fe-2S)-binding protein, whose product MRVNVTVNGEPRQADDVWPGESLLYVLRERLGLPGSKNACEQGECGSCTVYLDDVPVCACLVAAGQAEGREVRTVEGLATDELDPVQQAFVEAGAVQCGFCTPGLVVATHDLIHRTGTPTDPEIREALAGNLCRCTGYEKILDAVRLAAARHEEAR is encoded by the coding sequence ATGCGCGTGAACGTGACCGTCAACGGCGAGCCCCGGCAGGCCGACGACGTGTGGCCGGGCGAGAGCCTGCTGTACGTGCTGCGCGAGCGGCTCGGCCTGCCCGGCTCCAAGAACGCGTGCGAACAGGGCGAATGCGGCTCGTGCACGGTCTACCTCGACGACGTGCCGGTGTGCGCGTGCCTGGTCGCGGCCGGGCAGGCCGAGGGCCGCGAGGTGCGCACGGTCGAGGGGCTGGCCACCGACGAGCTCGACCCGGTGCAGCAGGCGTTCGTGGAGGCGGGCGCGGTGCAGTGCGGGTTCTGCACGCCCGGCCTGGTCGTGGCCACGCACGACCTGATCCACCGCACGGGCACGCCCACCGACCCGGAGATCCGTGAGGCGCTGGCCGGGAACCTGTGCCGCTGCACCGGGTACGAGAAGATCCTGGACGCGGTGCGCCTGGCCGCCGCCCGGCACGAGGAGGCGCGATGA
- a CDS encoding FAD binding domain-containing protein, with translation MEFLRPASWPEALALKAEHPEAVPIAGGTDLMVELNFDRRRPPALLDLGRITELTEWSESDGAVWLGAAVPYRRVVTELAGRLPGLAMAARTVGSPQIRNRGTVGGNLGSASPAGDAHPPLLAGHAVVEVASVRGARTIPAREFFLGVKRSALAPDELIRAVRQPVAAGPQQFAKVGTRNAMVIAVCSFALSLHPDRRAVGTGIGSAAPTPRPALEAEDFLADELPWDGPGTLSPALLSRFGELVAAAAAPIDDVRGSAEYRRHALSVLARRTLNWTWQDYRTGRWARCA, from the coding sequence ATGGAGTTCCTCCGACCGGCTAGCTGGCCGGAAGCCTTGGCGCTCAAGGCCGAACACCCGGAGGCGGTGCCCATCGCGGGCGGCACCGACCTGATGGTCGAGCTGAACTTCGACCGGCGGCGCCCACCCGCGCTGCTCGACCTGGGCCGGATCACCGAGCTCACCGAGTGGTCGGAGTCCGACGGTGCGGTGTGGCTGGGCGCCGCCGTGCCGTACCGGCGCGTGGTCACCGAGCTGGCCGGGCGGCTGCCCGGACTGGCCATGGCCGCGCGCACGGTCGGCTCACCGCAGATCCGCAACCGGGGCACCGTGGGCGGCAACCTCGGTTCGGCCAGTCCGGCCGGGGACGCGCACCCGCCGCTGCTGGCCGGGCACGCGGTGGTCGAGGTGGCCTCCGTGCGCGGTGCCCGCACCATCCCGGCCCGGGAGTTCTTCCTCGGGGTCAAGCGCAGCGCCCTCGCACCGGACGAGCTGATCCGCGCGGTCCGCCAGCCGGTCGCGGCCGGACCGCAGCAGTTCGCCAAGGTCGGCACCCGCAACGCGATGGTGATCGCGGTGTGCTCCTTCGCGCTGTCCCTGCACCCGGACCGGCGGGCGGTGGGCACCGGCATCGGCTCGGCCGCCCCCACCCCGCGCCCGGCCCTGGAGGCCGAGGACTTCCTCGCCGACGAGCTGCCCTGGGACGGGCCGGGCACCCTGTCCCCCGCGCTGCTGTCCCGCTTCGGCGAGCTGGTCGCGGCGGCGGCCGCCCCCATCGACGACGTGCGCGGCAGCGCCGAGTACCGGCGGCACGCGCTGTCCGTGCTGGCCCGCCGCACCCTGAACTGGACCTGGCAGGACTACCGCACCGGGAGGTGGGCGCGATGCGCGTGA
- a CDS encoding nucleobase:cation symporter-2 family protein, with protein MRFRTSTGAAHPVDEVLPAGRLLAFGLQHVLAMYAGAVAVPLIVGGAMKLPAHDIAYLINADLLVCGIATLIQCVGVWRFGVRLPLMQGCTFAAVSPMVLIGTQGGGLPAIYGAVIVSGLAVTLVAPWFSRLLRFFPPVVTGTVILVIGLSLLPVAVNWAAGGVGSPTFGAPVNLGLALGVLLVILAAQRFLPGLWSRIAVLLGIVAGTLAALPLGLTDFGGVAQAPLLGISTPFHFGLPTFEAGAITAMLIVMAVTMIETSGSIVATGELVDRPVDRRVLADGLRADGASTVLGGILNTFPYTAFGQNIGLVALTGVRSRWVVATAGGILVLLGLVPALGAVVAAIPAPVLGGAGIAMFGTVAAGGVRTLSRVSFQDNHNLTVIAVSLGLGLVPVGVPGVYDAFPTWFKTVMQSGITAGCLAAVLLNLLFNHGVRRSPAREEATDGVPPTG; from the coding sequence ATGCGCTTCCGCACCAGCACCGGGGCCGCCCACCCGGTCGATGAGGTCCTGCCCGCCGGGCGGCTGCTGGCCTTCGGGCTCCAGCACGTGCTCGCCATGTACGCGGGCGCCGTCGCGGTCCCCCTGATCGTCGGCGGGGCGATGAAGCTGCCCGCGCACGACATCGCCTACCTGATCAACGCCGACCTGCTCGTCTGCGGCATCGCCACGCTCATCCAGTGCGTGGGCGTGTGGCGGTTCGGGGTGCGGCTGCCGCTCATGCAGGGCTGCACGTTCGCCGCGGTGTCCCCGATGGTGCTCATCGGCACCCAGGGCGGCGGGCTGCCCGCGATCTACGGCGCGGTGATCGTCTCCGGCCTGGCCGTCACCCTGGTCGCGCCGTGGTTCAGCAGGCTGCTGCGGTTCTTCCCGCCCGTGGTCACCGGCACGGTCATCCTGGTGATCGGGCTGTCCCTGCTGCCGGTCGCGGTGAACTGGGCCGCGGGCGGGGTCGGCTCGCCGACCTTCGGCGCCCCGGTCAACCTCGGGCTCGCGCTCGGCGTGCTGCTGGTCATCCTGGCCGCGCAGCGGTTCCTGCCCGGCCTGTGGTCGCGGATCGCGGTGCTGCTCGGCATCGTCGCGGGCACCCTGGCGGCCCTGCCGCTCGGCCTGACCGACTTCGGCGGCGTCGCGCAGGCGCCGTTGCTGGGGATCAGCACGCCCTTCCACTTCGGGCTGCCCACCTTCGAGGCGGGCGCGATCACCGCGATGCTCATCGTCATGGCGGTCACCATGATCGAGACCAGCGGCAGCATCGTGGCCACCGGGGAGCTGGTGGACCGCCCGGTCGACCGGCGCGTCCTGGCCGACGGCCTGCGCGCGGACGGCGCCTCCACCGTGCTCGGCGGCATCCTGAACACCTTCCCGTACACCGCGTTCGGGCAGAACATCGGCCTGGTCGCGCTCACCGGCGTGCGCAGCCGGTGGGTGGTGGCCACCGCGGGCGGCATCCTGGTCCTGCTCGGCCTGGTACCGGCGCTCGGCGCGGTCGTCGCGGCCATCCCGGCCCCGGTGCTGGGTGGCGCGGGCATCGCCATGTTCGGCACGGTCGCCGCGGGCGGCGTGCGCACCCTGTCCCGGGTCTCCTTCCAGGACAACCACAACCTCACCGTCATCGCGGTGTCGCTGGGCCTGGGCCTGGTCCCGGTCGGCGTGCCCGGTGTCTACGACGCGTTCCCCACCTGGTTCAAGACCGTCATGCAGTCCGGCATCACCGCGGGCTGCCTGGCGGCGGTCCTGCTCAACCTGCTCTTCAACCACGGCGTCCGGCGGAGCCCGGCGCGCGAGGAGGCCACGGATGGAGTTCCTCCGACCGGCTAG